The genomic stretch tgattttaaattttagtctcttgtttataattcggagtttagtatgacgtccattatcactgtactattatgcatattttaggggccagctgaaggacacctacgggtgcgggaattctcgctacattgaagacccattggttgccttcggctgttgtttgctctatggtcgggtggttgtcgctttgacatattcaccatttcctttctcaattttattaacatgcAAAAGCAACATGTCCAACCTTCAAATTATGGCTTCATGAATAAATCAGTTAGCGCTTGCCTCATTTCAATGTggaaagttttttaaattttgctggAGGCAAAACTACACAAAATGTTTTCCGCAAGGTATCCGGTCGTTCTGTCCCCAAACCGATCCCGAATAAATAATATTGATGAATGTAACATAAAGTTCTAATCAACAAGcaataaataaatgaacaaagTAAAGAAATCACAAGAAAAATGCTGTCAACAGTCTTACACGTCTTACTTCTGATGGAATCCAAATTCATTGTTGAGTTTCCAAAAGTGTCGTCTGGTGACAGTCGCGCGCAATCGTCTGCTTTGCCTCTGATCATTCTTTTCAAAGTCCTTAGAGTGATATGTCAGTGCGCTTTTCTTCAAAATTCTGTTAACAACGAAAGGATAAAGAATGAAGACATTTCAATAATTTATCCAAATTAATTTCTAAAGCAATCTAAAAGACTTAAAGAATGAAAACGGGCACTTGTTGACAAATGAATATTTCTACCTCTTCACTAAAGAGTTCCCCCAATTTTGTCCTCGAGTGTTTTCTTAATTTTGACCGAAAAAACCCGAGTAGCAATCAAGGGGACTTAATTTGAATTGGATGATTTCATAAAAATTGACACATGGTTTACAGTTaaagataatttttataaaagagaaaaaaaattgaaaaacagtcGTCTACATAAACTATCTTTTGGTTTTCCATATATGTTTCTGTCAAAATCATGACATCAACAAGTTTTCAAAAGAAATCTAAAGCAAAAATACTTCAAATTCCTGGAGCAAAACCATCTTTGTACAACAACCAGTTGCTAATTTCAACAGGCATTCCTTCTTTAGATAGCATAATAGgttagataataaataaaatggaaTGAGCTAATATATTAAGATCGAAAAATTATGGAGATATTATCATGGTTATGTCTCTCAGTGTCTGAAATTATATTACCATTTGTGCATGCAAGTTTAGAGTGGCCTCTGTGCCTTCGAGACATGACAGCCACACTTCCATTATGTCCAAAGGATGCATCGCCCATACCGCCATATCGTCCATACCCTTAAAAATGTATTGTCCATGGATACTTTATTTGTAACTGGAGATCAGGAGTCTTAGTATTTGAaaccacagggactcggttagcagattaaaattttgtaaatcaatgtttttaatttattttctattatttcctgtctatttgcattactttattaacgtatttaacgtttccatcactatttctttgttttctggcaatgtgcagtttactatccatatccatatactgaaaaaacctaaagggatctaagtcgccatcttgaattgccttccctactttagatcaaaaataattaaaaatattaataaattactatATACCTTACAACAGCCCCCATTTTCTTCCGAAATTATTCTTCTATCAcatgcatattttgatttgtgGATTAACAGAACCCTTACGCAGTTTCAGTTGCATTCGTgtcagaatattcaaatttcCCGGCGAAAAAACGTCATCAACGTATCATTTACTACAACAAATGGCATCAGTTCATTCAAATAACATACAATCTACAAAAGAGAATTGCATAATTAAAATATGAACAATACATACATATAATGCATGAACTGTTATATACTGAAGATTAATCTTCACATACATAAATACATGGTCTACACCCTTGTTGATAAATTTTCTGCACGACTTTAAATACAAACAGTACTTCTTACTCTAATGAATGTTATCACAATTAGCACGCTACCTGTATTCAAAATTTCATAGGCCTGtcgtacataaatatatatatatagcataatACATTTACAGGTTAAAATaaccatatatacatatatatcacaatgcttaataaataaaatttattccaaaaaaaaaactatggacTTCATGTCTTCACATAGTGTTGACAATATCCCATGGAGGATATATCTTTTCAGGGTATGGCTTAAACATCCCATGGATGTTAAATGCTACTTTGGCCTCCGTGGCTGAGTTTTTTATGTTGAACTACTGTATCACTTactagtcaacactgaggttgtgagttccgATCATGCAGATGGCAGTTTCATTCAACTCCAATCTTCAAGTATAGTTATTTTTCCTAAGGAAGGTTAGTAGTTCTCACCAGGCACGCTGACTTCCTCTTAAAAAGTAAGCATTAACCAGTTAATGTTTAAATTATAAGATTGTCCAGATTTAATGTCAGACAAATAATATgtgctctttggtagggttgttgtctctgtgacaaATTCacagtttccattctctattttatctAAAATTAAACTTCACAAGTATTTGAAGGGATTCATACTTGATTAGATAGTGAATCCTAATTATGAATTGAAATGGTGGTTTGTCTAATTATAGTTTGAATTAGGTATGACTTGAAATTGAATAAATGTATAATGTTTATAATTAAATgtggaatttgtttttgttttcaggtGGAGGAGTTGCAGTAGGAACAGTCTTTTTACTTGGTACAGTATTTTTTCCATTAAGTAAATTTCTTTTCAGCATCACTCATTCATTTCACATAGCTCTACTACAAAAAGGTTGTTATGAGATAGATACTAGATAATCCATTAATGTACAGTTTCTAATAAACTGTACATGTAGAGCACAGCATATAAGTATTTTCAATAGTATTCATCCATTTAATTTAATTAGTATTTAGTAATTAGAGTAATCTACTGTACATCCAGACTAAGattttctgatattttaaaagttacagTCAGTTGAGTATGGAATAACCCCATCTGATATTGAtgcatctatataaaaaatgataagATGTTATATAATTGCCAACAAGACTGCTCTCCACCACAGACCAAATGATgtcaaaacccatactgcatagtaagctataaaaagtccctaaatgaaaaatgttaaatgatTCAAAGGACAAAAGTACAAATCAATGAATGAAAAAGcagatatgatatacagcaacaaacaacaaccgctgaattactggctcctgactttAGACAGGTACATACTCTGTTGTTCTGTCAGTTTGTAATAAAAAAGTTGAACATTAGCTACTGTACTTTGTCTAAATATATGCTCTACCATCATCTGAAATATACAAATATCATAACACTCAATAAATTTTCTATTACCAGAGGAAGATGCGTATGGTAACTATGGCAGGTTAATGTTAAAGTATTTCTGTTCTGAAGCTGTGATGACAGGACATAGTTTGCATTTAACAAGTGCAGATAGAGACCCTCAGCAAATCCTTAAGGTAAGTATTTATACAGCTATATGTTGACTTGATTTCAGTTTATAAATTGTGTTAATTTCCTTAACTAAGATTACCAGTATATGAATTTGACTACTCTGTTCAATATAACAATGAGGAGATTTGTATGATTGCTAATGTGAAACCTAGGATATCCACCAGAGTACAAATGAAGTGAATATATGCAAGCATAGATCACTGTAAGGCCTAAGTTGGCTATAAATTACCAGAACATAAACAATGGATTCATGCTCATAAATGCTTCAGATCTTTCCTAAACTTTTGGTCTTAGGTGTACCTGATGAATGTTATTCCAAACACATATGcaactacatgtatatcttcataaaaaattatgatGCAATGTGTTTTGGGAAAAGCTATTGcaaatttattatatgattttgaaaagatgtaaaaaaacatggtaattttgattgtttttgtaaTGCTAATTTTTGAGGATAACACAGGGTTTGAAATTCATGCTTGTCCATATTCAACATATTTTACAAGGATTTGGTTACATTTTGAAATAGCCTGTAAATAGTAAAAGAAGtaaatttggtatgattgccaatgagacaactcttcacaagagaccaaatgacacagaaattaacaactataggtcaccattgggccttcaacaatgagtaaaacacataCCACATAGTAAACTATAAAGAATTCGTGCATCCAATATGGTTAAATGTTGTTTTACAGAGTTTGGGGTTTAATAGGAAAATTTTCTTCTCTTTGTATTTAGTATTTGAGACTAGACCCAAAAGTCCACTGATAAActttattgatgatatttttaagGAGTTACCTGCTCCTATCATTGATGATCCAGGACCGCCACCAGAGGATGCCACCAACCAATCAGATGAACATATGAAAATAGCATGGAGATATCAACATCTTCCTAAATACCAGGTAAATTAAAAGGCAGCAAACCTTGGGCTTTTGAATTCAAATtcttattaattatataaaataacaatatttgtagtgttttgttttttatgtcaATTTCACTGTCAGATCTCAAGTTATGTCTCTTTTAAATTGTCAAATTTCTGAATTTCCCATATATTTATAAGCTGGGTTATCTGTGTCCCTTGGACACATTCTTCCTTTATTTTTAAACCAGAAGCTCAGAATCAAAATTAAGATGTGCCCATAATGAAAATCCTAATTTAAAACAAGTTTCAACAAGAACTTATTTCAAAATTAACTCAATATCCATATCATATCAAATTAACATAGATGCCACactacttttgtttattttagtcAAACCCAACATCTATAAAGTTTGGACATTATTATGATTTAACAAAGACCATGGACCCTGAGTTGACTAACAGCATAGATCATTCTACAATATCTGAAGCAGATTTATGTACATGGTATGATAAAAAGCATCGACCATAATTTTcatcatacataaaaaaaaattaaaaaagctgTGATTGTTTAATTGTAGTGTGACATTAAgtgacaaatgaaatatgaaaatgtagagttcaattattttcatggataccaattttcatgataTTTCGACgattcaagattttttttctattttcattgatatttgaaaatttgtgattttacgaAAGTCTGCAAACAAGCCTATGGAAATGGGtatttggttgaacatttaaatttgtggttcacttgAACAAACCAAATCCtggaaaattggtatcccataaATTTTAAAGAATCCCCAGTAAATGAATGTTATCCTACTTTGTATTAATCCCACACACTGAGCCAGATTTAAAGGTGCTAGTCCTAAAGGTCTGTAGGAAGTCACTAATATTGAGACATTTTCTAACTCAATGTGGCTCGAATTGTATTCATTACATACACTTGATTCACTAGTCAGGACAATTATCAACTTATGGAAATTTCTTGGTTTGATCTCCTCAAATGGTATTGCCCTTGGGTGAGATTACAGCGAAAGCAGtcccttttgttttcaaaaccaTAGATACTCTACAAATAACTTAGCTATTAAATGTTTCtattttcaaataattccttgtttaaACAAGTAATTTCAATAACTTCTCATAAAGTGTAATTAAAACTACatacttttctttaatttcttaacATTGAATTATACAATGTATTGTAAACTTTAAAAATTCTATTGACTTTTTTATTAGAAGGATGttttatttcagttcttcatCGTCAATATCTATGAATGAAAAGTATGCCTTGCTGCTggagaaaataaaacaaaagatagaTGATGGCAAATTTTCAACAACTACACAACATGATAAAAGAAATATTCTTAGAATTGGTAAATTTGAAGCTTTCAGTTTTCAagttataacaacaacacttgcTGAAACGAATCAACTCCTTAAAAAAGTCTGAACAGAAATCTATAAATATAGATTCTGATCATGAAAATATGCACCATCTATTTTAATACCATACTTTATATTGGACTGACTTTGGGATTGTCTGATACCTAAACATAGAATTCTTTGTTTCTGCTTGTACTAGTTGGAGATGGCATATTACACATGTGTCCCTTGAAAGACTCACACCTTTTTAAATCACTAAACACTATATATAGTTTAATAAAGAATTGTAGCCAGGTGCTATATTATCCATTCTCTTGGTTCACCACATATAGGAGAGAAGGGATAAATTATAATCTCTCCTGCTTTAAATGTTTTGTCTGTTTAGTTTAGAAAATTAAACGGTGTACATTCAGCCGGGGATGGGCTTCAATATCGTTTTCTATCAGATTTTTAGGTAAAGACattgacttgatatctaaatcttcacAGGCTGATCACTACCTCTTTTGATACACAACATATAGTGCATTGaccataacattctatacatacTATCTATGAACATTCCCCTCCAGAAACTTTTTGATGTATATGCTGAAGtattcaaggcacaaaatgatgtttcaattgtcaaaaaaattacataacttttgcaaggtgcaggaatctaatatctgttctaaaaatatgaattatgtCATTATTAACCTcatctttataaaatttggagttAACTTCCTTTGTCTAGAATAGCTGTTAAATCAGCACcaaccaatgcaatatttaattttacttcccactgataaattgaagAAATCTTTACTTTACCGTTCAGTGCTTTTAAGCACTTTGATTTTTGTTATACCAGTACATAGTGATAGGCTTTTTGTCAGCCAATTGCTAATCtggtgatttttttctgttccaGGTATTCATTCCCTTGGTTCACCACAGTGGGGAAAGAACGGAGGAATGAAGGGTGAAAACTTTGACTCCTCACTTCCCAGGTTTCTATATGGATGTCGAGCTTTACTTAGATCGGCCTTTGCTGTGATGATGATAACTGTTCCATCACATTTATTTCAGGTAAGCTATAAAGTTATTTGTACAAGAAAATTGTCATCCTTTTAATAATAAGTTTAAGACTTGAAAAAATGGCAATATAGAATAGTAAAataggggtgaaagataccaaagtgatgGCAAAACTCATAAGTGAAAGAGAAACTAACAAGTCTTggcataaaatgaaaaaaaaaaagacaaattaacaTCTGTCTACAAAACAATACAAAGAAAATTATAGATTAGACTGAGTAACACAAACCacactaaaaatattttattttattagacTTGATATAGCCATCATGGTCAAATAGAAAAATGTtgggaaaaaaacaaatatacaaaacacaacaccaaaaataaaagatttagaaacaggaaccccaccaaaaactaggattAAACTTGAGTGTTTTAAATAGGTAAACAGTTCCTACTCCTCCAGTGACACATGTTTTTTTGTAAGTAAAATTAAGGGCATAAGTCATAAATtaagctagaaaaaaaaaaattttgtgacCAATCAAGGTCAACAATTCATGATGATGTCCTATAAACTCTtgaagggatgacttcaactgTACTTTAAGCATTCCTTAGTTCCTAAACTTCTTGTAATTAACAATTTTATATCAAGGAAATCCTAATAGGAAACACAAGTcctggccttgcggtcataaaactttcgagcacaatttttgtactcagactcaagaatcaaccaatcaaaacgcttgatttcatgtttcgagcatgatttttgtgctctgagcactgagcaaagttttatgccttcaaggccaggcCTTGCAATCATACAACTTACGAGCACAATAATttactgaaaataaatgaatcaacagtaaatAAATGAATACTTTGTTTTTACAGCCTGCATATGTTGGTAGACTAAGAAAATTATGTGATACAGTAATACAACTGGAAAGTTTTGCTGGTTCAGAAAAAAATCCTGCTTGTAAAGAATATCATGGTAAGTTGTTCTACGATTTCTTATCAGAAAGTTGGAAATAAAAATACCTTCTTAAAAATAGCATTTATTAATTGTTGTAAATTGAAAATTCTGAATTTTATGATGGTTTTGTAATTGCGAAAATATCGACAAGATCggttttacaaaaagaaaaacagaagagcgaaaaaaaaaatattcagggctgttccaaaaataaatatatgggAGGGGGTAGTTGGATCTGCaggcaatttttattttttcctaccatggataaatatttaaatgattatttCCTATAATTGTTTTTTCTCAACTGACTTTTACCAATTACATGTAATAGAAGTGCCATCTGACCAATCTTTTTATCGACTCTACTTATATCTATATCACATGGAAGAAATCTAagatcatatttgtttgtttcaggTTTGTTGAAAATTCACCAGTTACCACGACTCAACTCATTATTATGCCATATGCCAGACACATTAGATTTAGGGTTCAAACTTAGACGGAAAAAATTTACCATAGAGGTAAATTAAGTAAATATGTAGAAAGACAGACCATTTCACATATCCAAGCTTTTTATCAGGGatatttattatcatttaaaacCTGTCAATTTCAGCGGTGTCGCTACTATTCAAGGGATGATATAGTCACATCACACACACAAAAACCCAGCCAAAACAAAAGGAAAGacaggagaaaaaaaaaataccaaaaagacatatattaaaactttttcttgttcaaaatatataatttttactaACAactattactgtaaattcagaaattattgtctgcatttattattgcgattttgtcattttagactcaaatgcgattttaattttcatgattttgagaaaaatcctgtttaattcatataaataaaggcaacagtagtataccgctgttcaaaactcataaatccatggacaaaaaacaaaatcgggataacaaactaaaaccgagggaaacgcattaaatataagaggagaacaacgacataaggccacaccaaattaattaATAGTTCTTTGAGATTTTACCCAAAATaaatggggcgagcgagcgaaatttaaatttatatttttaaattcttcgcatcaaattttgaagaaatatgGAGCGagcgatattttttttctctcaatttttatatcttttacctAAAAAAAGCAACTGAATTTTCAACTCACTTAATTGAAAGGGgacataatttgatataattaaattatctccctttttatatgtatttcaactttctgcattctttttcattttgttttgttgtttgtataattaacactgcacaaatatacacttttgaacatatttttttatgcatgaaCTTTATGTGGCTATCTGCGTTTAATATGCACTGCTTTCATCTGTAGTATATGCACCTTCTGGTCCTTAGACACCCTCTGTAGTATGCTAGCTAGCTTCTTGTAACATAACTGCATGATGTGTGTTTTGTGTTTATGCATATGGATCACTAACCAGTCAATCCAAGCACAGTGGAAACTGGGGGTTCTAGCTAGTGCTACTTTACAATTAAATATCAAGCATGAGTACCGAAAATGCATTAATTCCACTTGGTTTTGAATTTGATGCATCTTTAGTAGCAGTAGATCCATCATCAATTGTGAACTGCACATATTTAAAGTTTAGGTCATTACATATTGACCATACCATATTTTCGTCAGATATTTCGATACTAGAATCATCGAAACTGTTCGACCTACTTATTTGTATagttttaatattaataatctcACTTTGTGCATCGCTACATCGTTCAATGGCTTCTTGATATAGTTCCCTGAATGTCCGACATTTTGTTTGTGTTGTcgtattttttaatatgtatgccttgttgttatttttgtctgAATGTTTCACCACAGAAACAATCAGCACGTTTTCCATCTTTGCAACTTTTTTTATCAGAATCAAAAATATGCTTGACAAATGACAAACACTGCATATTTTCAATTGcttaattgataaagatttttttttaataccggaATCGAGTTCGTCGAAAATGCGGATTTATTTTCGACGTgcgggaattttatttttatttttattttttggttttggcAGGTGAGGTGcgggaaatttatttttatttttttattttaatttcggcAATTTAGGTGCGGTTTTTCCAAAGAACTACTACTTAATTTTGTGTGGcctaacactaaaatgtaacacacatagacaaaatcccacgagaataacaaatataacatatgtatataacatcaaaaccaaatacatgaatatataaaatatataaaatatttcaaaatgcgagtttaaattattgcgtttacaactctgtcgcattttttgcattttttgcaataataaaaacttggCATTAATTTCTATActgtataaacattaattttcgtggggttaAAATTTGCACGTCAAAGTGAgcactaagggagctaccatttgatttttatgggggggctaggatgaaaaattttgtcctgcattttttttttagctgtaatctctgtcctgcctttttatttttcactctgttcggtcctgcctttttttttttagtttatcctgacttttttttacctaaattgtcgtcctgactcttttttttgcaagtgtctcatcctgcctttttttttactcaaaactcctgtcctgcctattttttgtaaatttcatcctagcccccccccccccataaaaatcaaatggtagctccctaatcaaGTGTTGTAACCTGCACACACTAATTGGCTGTTACACACCTTTGATGTTTTATCCAAGGACAATGATTGTAGAGTAAATGTATTACAACTTGAGGGCATTACAGACGCATTAGACTGTTAAATGACATTGATTGACAGTTCTTGGTGATTATTAATTACTGTACAAACAAAGGATTAGGATTATCATCTGACTTAAAGAAAACCTTTGAATATCGATTTCTAATCAATTAAcctatttattttattgtctgCATTTATGTTCATCAATTATATAATGTCAATAAGATTTAGTCAgatcataaaataatgtaaatctacagttaaattttagttggggttttaatttcgtggataaGAATATCCacgaaataaatgaaattaaatcccCCACGAAAATTTGTGCTTTTACAGTATTTACAGTACTTAATCTATTAAAGGATATGGGACATGCtgcctttagaattaattgagtTATAAGCTGTAACATGTACAAAGAACAAAGAACCATAGAATATAATTAGACTATGGAATTGGTTATTGTTAGTCGAGGAATGAATATCTGTGTTTAAAACTCAGATTTTCACTCTGAAAAGCTGTATCACAAAAGGCCATTAAGATATGCAGAAactgtgcatttttttttttatatcacatgGTTTCTTGAATCTCAACAACATGCtgtttattcattatttattttttggataAAAATTCTGGTGTTTTTTGGAGTACAGGTGAATCAAAAAATCCAATTTCAATGCAGTGCAAATATTATGAAGGCTTGTATACAGATTTTGTCAAATCAATGTAatcaaatattattgaaaatatcaattttctccaatccatgaaaattggtacccacgaaaaattCAAATCCACAGTTTGTGAGATGGCTCCACTTTCAAAATGAGCAATTTCTCATAAATAAAGACAAGTGATTTAGTAATTGTTGATGGATTATAATTCTgattttattattacttaattttatttcttttaaaagaaactTCACCTTCCTCCAGAGCTATCAGAAACAGCCAGTAGACCTCAAGAAGATCCAGTGTACAAAAAATCTCCAGCAGGATGTGGTTCCACAGGCAAAAGTAAAATAGACTTCTGATTTAACTGTCCATAGGATTGGTGCTAAACCCACATGGATAAACTTGAGTCTGCTTAAAGACAAAACTTGTGATATGATTTGTCATCTGGAATGACAGTTTTCTGGAATGACAGTTTTAATTATTATAGAAAATCTAGCAACTCTGGATTTACCATTTACCAGTACTCAGTTTAGGTGCTAGAAATGGTGGCTATTGGATGGTATTGTGTTCCATCATTTGTTTAGATAATAAAAGACATCATGACTGAAACTGTTTAGTTTATAAAAAACAAAGCAGTACACAATTAAATGGTTTATTTATTGAAAGGACAGGTTGttgagattttatttattttattcatttattcccTTCCACAAATATGACATTAACAGGGGCTGCTTTAGTAAGGAACTACAATGTATGGTTAATACATATTTTTACAGGTCCTAACTCTAATGTTGCCATGGTGCTCCCTTTTTAAATTCCTGGATCCACATCTGATAAAGCACTAGACAATCTTGTTTTGTATAAAAGTTGTAAAAGTttgtgtaaataaataaaatgattcttTATATCTTTGAGGGAAAAACAAATTCCATAGAGAACAGTGACAAAAAATAGGTTGTTCCTATTTAGATTAAGTAAAAGTTTATCTTCCAACACAAAAAAGGAATTACCATAatcttttgttgttgttgttttcatGCATTGATTGAATCATTATTGTTTGCttagtaaatataaaaattaggagatttagtatgattgcaaatgagacattt from Mytilus edulis chromosome 7, xbMytEdul2.2, whole genome shotgun sequence encodes the following:
- the LOC139482347 gene encoding elongator complex protein 4-like, with translation MTSTSFQKKSKAKILQIPGAKPSLYNNQLLISTGIPSLDSIIGGGVAVGTVFLLEEDAYGNYGRLMLKYFCSEAVMTGHSLHLTSADRDPQQILKELPAPIIDDPGPPPEDATNQSDEHMKIAWRYQHLPKYQSNPTSIKFGHYYDLTKTMDPELTNSIDHSTISEADLCTCSSSSISMNEKYALLLEKIKQKIDDGKFSTTTQHDKRNILRIGIHSLGSPQWGKNGGMKGENFDSSLPRFLYGCRALLRSAFAVMMITVPSHLFQPAYVGRLRKLCDTVIQLESFAGSEKNPACKEYHGLLKIHQLPRLNSLLCHMPDTLDLGFKLRRKKFTIEKLHLPPELSETASRPQEDPVYKKSPAGCGSTGKSKIDF